The following proteins come from a genomic window of Candidozyma auris chromosome 4, complete sequence:
- a CDS encoding mitochondrial 54S ribosomal protein mL46, with protein MLGTSVKTMIRCYSTEAAPAIRSTLLLSRNPVITADMPAFQKQYYRYQKELWKRLMWTFPKWFFFRPGTVAELKFREINKKPIHDNPNIEFIGGRPDVQHDRDRRFKQEIKLPQTYDDKSKPIDELSKRIVPNSRTTEADKKNDMMSLERKLSRTLYLLVSEDGKSWNFPSFANEDLPLHKTAEAGVISLAGDQFNYFNVSKTPCHVHNSGNDKSFFIKSHILSGKFEVKNPATKHLWLTKEEVGEHLEEKYFQEIEHLLSDI; from the coding sequence ATGCTAGGCACGTCTGTAAAGACAATGATTAGGTGCTACAGCACAGAGGCAGCACCAGCTATACGGTCGACGCTTCTTTTGTCGAGAAATCCGGTTATCACTGCCGACATGCCTGCGTTTCAGAAACAGTACTATAGATACCAAAAGGAGTTGTGGAAGAGATTAATGTGGACGTTCCCCAAatggttcttcttcagacCTGGTACCGTTGCCGAGCTCAAATTTCGTGAAATAAACAAGAAACCAATTCACGATAACCCAAACATCGAGTTCATTGGCGGTAGACCCGATGTGCAGCATGATAGAGATAGAAGGTTTAAGCAGGAAATCAAGTTGCCTCAAACATACGACGATAAACTGAAGCCTATTGACGAGTTATCGAAGAGAATTGTCCCTAACTCCAGAACAACCGAGGCTGACAAAAAGAACGACATGATGAGTTTAGAGAGGAAGCTTAGTAGAACGTTATACCTCCTAGTGAGTGAGGACGGCAAACTGTGGAACTTCCCTTCATTTGCCAACGAGGATCTTCCGCTACATAAAACCGCTGAGGCTGGTGTCATTTCGCTTGCAGGCGATCAATTCAACTACTTCAACGTCTCCAAGACCCCATGTCACGTTCACAACTCCGGTAACGACAAGCtgttcttcatcaagctGCATATCTTGCTGGGTAAGTTTGAAGTGAAGAACCCAGCCACGAAGCACTTGTGGTTGActaaagaagaagtgggcGAGcatttggaggagaagtATTTTCAGGAGATCGAGCACTTGTTGAGTGATATATAA